The Acanthopagrus latus isolate v.2019 chromosome 6, fAcaLat1.1, whole genome shotgun sequence genome includes a region encoding these proteins:
- the LOC119020940 gene encoding uncharacterized protein LOC119020940 codes for MKTLCVAVVVLSLTSVCQPASLACEKLLKPADTSPEFSGTWYVIAVSSGSCFVMALLDAMFLISVKVGIDSKETPNLYDAHFTVKINGLCTNASVPLFFVNNTIFDADGNNVPTGKVAVLQYSGCPDCYVVKGDDDTDAMMLTSRRQNLTAAELKEFETQSRCRGWTKTIVLNSDHNYADCPSIDDAGNTDTSGFSDILYERLSANYQEPLKCLVPDLISKPWQWIQSFW; via the exons ATGAAGactttgtgtgttgctgttgttgtgttgagtCTCACCTCAGTGTGTCAGCCTGCCTCGCTGGCCTGTGAGAAGCTGTTGAAGCCAGCAGACACAAGTCCAGAA TTTTCCGGGACCTGGTATGTCATAGCAGTATCCTCAGGCAGCTGTTTTGTCATGGCATTGCTGGATGCAATGTTTTTGATAAGTGTTAAGGTGGGCATTGACTCAAAGGAGACGCCGAACCTCTATGATGCCCACTTCACGGTTAAAAT AAATGGATTATGCACAAATGCATCGGTACCCTTATTCTTTGTGAACAACACCATATTTGATGCCGACGGAAACA ATGTCCCAACTGGCAAAGTAGCAGTGCTGCAGTACAGTGGTTGTCCCGACTGCTATGTGGTGAAGGGAGATGATGACACTGACGCTATGATGCTCACAA GTAGGAGACAGAATCTCACTGCAGCTGAGCTGAAGGAGTTTGAGACACAGTCACGGTGTCGCGGCTGGACCAAAACAATAGTCTTAAACTCAGATCACA ACTATGCAGACTGCCCGTCCATTGATGATGCTGGCAATACTGATACTTCCGGATTTTCAGACATTCTCTATGAAAGACTCAGTGCCAATTATCAAGAGCCCCTCAAGTGTCTTGTACCAGATCTTATTAGCAAACCCTGGCAGTGGATTCAGAGTTTTTGGTGA
- the LOC119020938 gene encoding probable N-acetyltransferase camello isoform X1, whose amino-acid sequence MRLFDLWNPVSSRLHCIQLAQRTSFHAVWLFDHNWLKENADRKQQVEFALVMQLVIRRYRPSDKDTVRSLFSVGIQEHIQPCFNNAISSPLYIAITLALCVAGYLLGSVLGAVVLPGAWLGLVYCCCHEVYSGYVRIKLKTDMQDIPGNYLSRPDDCYWVAEAELEGIAQIVGMVAVVGKQSGDERYGELFRMIIAPTCRRMGLGVRLTQTVIDFCKERGFSAVVLETSSTQQAAVALYKKLGFSLVLNHMNAPVPSWMLMLARITVLIMKKKL is encoded by the exons ATGCGGTTATTTGACTTGTGGAATCCTGTGAGCAGCCGGCTACACTGCATTCAGCTGGCGCAGAGGACTTCTTTTCATGCTGTATG GTTGTTCGATCACAACTGGTTGAAGGAAAAcgctgacagaaaacagcaggttGAG TTCGCTTTAGTCATGCAGCTGGTGATCCGCCGCTACCGTCCCTCAGACAAGGACACGGTGCGATCCCTGTTCAGCGTTGGCATCCAGGAACACATCCAACCATGTTTTAACAACGCCATATCCAGCCCTCTGTATATCGCCATCACTCTGGCTCTGTGTGTTGCTGGCTACCTCCTCGGCTCTGTGTTGGGGGCAGTGGTGTTACCAGGAGCCTGGTTGGGCCTTGTCTACTGCTGCTGTCATGAGGTATATTCAGGCTACGTCAGAATTAAACTCAAGACGGACATGCAGGACATCCCTGGGAACTATCTGAGCAGACCGGACGACTGTTACTGGGTGGCAGAGGCTGAGCTTGAAGGGATTGCCCAGATCGTGGGTATGGTGGCCGTGGTGGGCAAACAAAGTGGTGACGAACGATATGGGGAACTGTTCAGGATGATCATCGCACCAACATGCAGACGGATGGGCCTTGGTGTCAGGCTGACTCAGACTGTGATTGACTTCTGTAAGGAACGAGGATTTTCTGCGGTAGTGCTGGAGACCAGCTCCACTCAGCAAGCTGCTGTGGCCCTGTACAAGAAACTGGGCTTCAGCCTGGTCCTAAATCACATGAATGCACCAGTTCCCTCTTGGATGTTAATGCTGGCAAGGATCACAGTtttaataatgaagaaaaaactaTAG
- the LOC119020938 gene encoding probable N-acetyltransferase camello isoform X2 produces the protein MLLFDHNWLKENADRKQQVEFALVMQLVIRRYRPSDKDTVRSLFSVGIQEHIQPCFNNAISSPLYIAITLALCVAGYLLGSVLGAVVLPGAWLGLVYCCCHEVYSGYVRIKLKTDMQDIPGNYLSRPDDCYWVAEAELEGIAQIVGMVAVVGKQSGDERYGELFRMIIAPTCRRMGLGVRLTQTVIDFCKERGFSAVVLETSSTQQAAVALYKKLGFSLVLNHMNAPVPSWMLMLARITVLIMKKKL, from the exons ATGCT GTTGTTCGATCACAACTGGTTGAAGGAAAAcgctgacagaaaacagcaggttGAG TTCGCTTTAGTCATGCAGCTGGTGATCCGCCGCTACCGTCCCTCAGACAAGGACACGGTGCGATCCCTGTTCAGCGTTGGCATCCAGGAACACATCCAACCATGTTTTAACAACGCCATATCCAGCCCTCTGTATATCGCCATCACTCTGGCTCTGTGTGTTGCTGGCTACCTCCTCGGCTCTGTGTTGGGGGCAGTGGTGTTACCAGGAGCCTGGTTGGGCCTTGTCTACTGCTGCTGTCATGAGGTATATTCAGGCTACGTCAGAATTAAACTCAAGACGGACATGCAGGACATCCCTGGGAACTATCTGAGCAGACCGGACGACTGTTACTGGGTGGCAGAGGCTGAGCTTGAAGGGATTGCCCAGATCGTGGGTATGGTGGCCGTGGTGGGCAAACAAAGTGGTGACGAACGATATGGGGAACTGTTCAGGATGATCATCGCACCAACATGCAGACGGATGGGCCTTGGTGTCAGGCTGACTCAGACTGTGATTGACTTCTGTAAGGAACGAGGATTTTCTGCGGTAGTGCTGGAGACCAGCTCCACTCAGCAAGCTGCTGTGGCCCTGTACAAGAAACTGGGCTTCAGCCTGGTCCTAAATCACATGAATGCACCAGTTCCCTCTTGGATGTTAATGCTGGCAAGGATCACAGTtttaataatgaagaaaaaactaTAG
- the LOC119020938 gene encoding probable N-acetyltransferase camello isoform X3 translates to MQLVIRRYRPSDKDTVRSLFSVGIQEHIQPCFNNAISSPLYIAITLALCVAGYLLGSVLGAVVLPGAWLGLVYCCCHEVYSGYVRIKLKTDMQDIPGNYLSRPDDCYWVAEAELEGIAQIVGMVAVVGKQSGDERYGELFRMIIAPTCRRMGLGVRLTQTVIDFCKERGFSAVVLETSSTQQAAVALYKKLGFSLVLNHMNAPVPSWMLMLARITVLIMKKKL, encoded by the coding sequence ATGCAGCTGGTGATCCGCCGCTACCGTCCCTCAGACAAGGACACGGTGCGATCCCTGTTCAGCGTTGGCATCCAGGAACACATCCAACCATGTTTTAACAACGCCATATCCAGCCCTCTGTATATCGCCATCACTCTGGCTCTGTGTGTTGCTGGCTACCTCCTCGGCTCTGTGTTGGGGGCAGTGGTGTTACCAGGAGCCTGGTTGGGCCTTGTCTACTGCTGCTGTCATGAGGTATATTCAGGCTACGTCAGAATTAAACTCAAGACGGACATGCAGGACATCCCTGGGAACTATCTGAGCAGACCGGACGACTGTTACTGGGTGGCAGAGGCTGAGCTTGAAGGGATTGCCCAGATCGTGGGTATGGTGGCCGTGGTGGGCAAACAAAGTGGTGACGAACGATATGGGGAACTGTTCAGGATGATCATCGCACCAACATGCAGACGGATGGGCCTTGGTGTCAGGCTGACTCAGACTGTGATTGACTTCTGTAAGGAACGAGGATTTTCTGCGGTAGTGCTGGAGACCAGCTCCACTCAGCAAGCTGCTGTGGCCCTGTACAAGAAACTGGGCTTCAGCCTGGTCCTAAATCACATGAATGCACCAGTTCCCTCTTGGATGTTAATGCTGGCAAGGATCACAGTtttaataatgaagaaaaaactaTAG
- the LOC119020942 gene encoding probable N-acetyltransferase camello, with product MQLVIRRYHPSDKDAVLSLFSAGTLEHIQPYFNEAISSPLYIAITLALCVAGYLLGSVLGAVVLPGAWLGVIYCCCHEVHSGYVRNKLKTDMQDIPGNYLSRPDDCYWVAEAELEGIAQIVGMVAVVGKQSGNERYGELFRLIIAPTCRRMGLGVRLVQTVTDFCKERGFSAVVLETGSNQQAAVALYKKLGFSLVLIHTNSSAPSWMYILARATVFRMKKQL from the coding sequence ATGCAGCTGGTGATCCGGCGCTACCATCCCTCAGACAAGGACGCAGTGTTATCCCTGTTCAGTGCCGGCACCCTTGAACACATCCAACCATATTTTAATGAAGCCATATCCAGCCCTCTGTACATCGCCATCACTCTGGCTCTGTGTGTTGCTGGCTACCTCCTCGGCTCTGTGTTGGGGGCAGTGGTGTTACCAGGAGCCTGGTTGGGCGTTATCTACTGCTGTTGTCACGAGGTACATTCAGGCTACGTCAGAAATAAACTCAAGACAGACATGCAGGACATCCCTGGGAACTATCTGAGCAGACCGGACGACTGTTACTGGGTGGCAGAGGCTGAGCTTGAAGGGATTGCCCAGATTGTGGGTATGGTGGCCGTGGTGGGCAAACAAAGCGGTAATGAGCGATACGGGGAACTGTTCAGGTTGATCATCGCACCAACATGCAGACGGATGGGCCTTGGTGTCAGGCTGGTTCAGACTGTGACTGACTTCTGTAAGGAACGAGGCTTTTCTGCAGTAGTGCTGGAGACCGGCTCCAATCAGCAAGCTGCAGTGGCCTTATACAAGAAACTGGGCTTCAGTCTGGTCCTGATTCATACCAACTCATCAGCTCCCTCGTGGATGTATATTCTGGCCAGGGCAACAGTTTTCAGAATGAAGAAACAGCTGTAG
- the LOC119020941 gene encoding probable N-acetyltransferase camello: protein MQLVIRRYRPSDKDTVLSLFSVTTLGLIQPCFKMAILSPLYMAITLALCVAGYLLGAVLGAVVLPGAWVGVIYCCCHAIYSGYLRNKLKTDMQDIPGNFLSRPDDCYWVAEAEVEGIAKIVGMVAVVGQQSGDERYGELFRMSVSPTCRRMGIGVRLTETVFDFCKERGFSAVVLSTSSPTQAAVALYKKLGFSLVPYDNKSSAYSWILMLARVTVFRMKKQL from the coding sequence ATGCAGCTGGTGATCCGCCGCTACCGTCCCTCAGACAAGGACACAGTGTTATCCCTGTTCAGCGTCACCACCCTTGGGCTCATCCAACCATGTTTTAAAATGGCCATATTAAGCCCTCTGTACATGGCCATCACTCTGGCTCTGTGTGTTGCTGGCTACCTCCTCGGCGCTGTGTTGGGGGCAGTGGTGTTACCAGGAGCCTGGGTGGGCGTTAtctactgctgctgccatgCGATATATTCAGGTTACCTCAGAAATAAACTCAAGACAGACATGCAGGACATCCCTGGGAACTTTCTGAGCAGACCGGACGACTGTTACTGGGTGGCAGAGGCTGAGGTTGAAGGGATTGCCAAGATCGTGGGTATGGTGGCCGTGGTGGGTCAACAAAGTGGTGACGAACGATACGGGGAACTGTTCAGGATGAGCGTCTCACCAACATGCAGACGAATGGGCATTGGTGTCAGGCTGACTGAGACTGTGTTTGACTTCTGTAAGGAACGAGGCTTTTCTGCGGTGGTGCTGAGCACCAGCTCCCCTACACAAGCTGCCGTGGCTCTGTACAAGAAACTGGGCTTCAGCCTGGTCCCGTATGACAACAAATCATCAGCTTACTCTTGGATCTTAATGCTTGCCAGGGTCACAGTGTTTAGAATGAAGAAACAGCTGTAG